From Salipiger profundus, a single genomic window includes:
- a CDS encoding PA0069 family radical SAM protein, with amino-acid sequence MSHSQRFVPQDRRPGRGAASRESGRFERLHYEDTSDGWDIPEELPPLRTSVSDERPRSLINYVASPDIPFDRTINPYRGCEHGCIYCFARPTHAYLGLSPGLDFETRLVARPDAPEVLARELRSRRYRVATLAIGTNTDPYQPIERDRGIMRACLEVLRDFRHPVAIVTKGTLIERDIDILSDMAGQGLARVGISVTTLDAGLARRMEPRVPSPARRLATVRRLSEAGIEVRLMVSPVVPALTDHELEAILAEGAEAGASAASWIMLRLPHEVSPLWQEWLAEHYPDRAARVMARLREMHGGQDYSATWHTRMRGEGHYAQIIAQRFRKAARRLGLDRDLPPLRCDLFRPPPRAGDQLSLFDAT; translated from the coding sequence ATGAGTCATAGCCAGCGTTTCGTTCCGCAAGACCGCCGTCCCGGACGTGGGGCCGCCAGCCGCGAGAGCGGCCGGTTCGAGCGGCTGCACTACGAGGACACCTCTGACGGCTGGGACATTCCCGAAGAGCTGCCGCCCCTGCGCACGAGCGTCAGCGACGAGCGGCCGCGCAGCCTCATCAACTACGTCGCCTCGCCCGACATCCCGTTCGACCGGACCATCAACCCCTATCGCGGTTGCGAGCATGGCTGCATCTACTGCTTCGCGCGACCGACGCATGCCTACCTCGGGCTCTCGCCGGGGCTCGATTTCGAGACCCGGCTGGTGGCGCGCCCCGATGCCCCCGAGGTGCTGGCGCGCGAGTTGAGATCGCGCCGCTACAGGGTCGCGACCCTCGCCATCGGCACCAACACCGATCCCTACCAGCCGATCGAGCGCGACCGTGGCATCATGCGCGCCTGTCTCGAGGTGCTGCGCGACTTTCGCCACCCGGTGGCCATCGTCACCAAGGGCACGCTGATCGAGCGCGACATCGACATCCTGTCAGACATGGCCGGGCAGGGGCTCGCGCGGGTCGGAATCTCGGTCACCACGCTGGATGCGGGGCTCGCCCGGCGGATGGAGCCGCGGGTGCCATCCCCGGCGCGGCGGCTGGCCACGGTCCGGCGCCTGTCCGAGGCGGGCATCGAGGTGCGGCTGATGGTGTCTCCAGTGGTGCCCGCGCTCACCGATCACGAGCTCGAGGCGATCCTTGCCGAGGGGGCCGAGGCCGGTGCCAGCGCGGCGAGCTGGATCATGTTGCGGCTGCCGCACGAGGTCTCGCCGCTCTGGCAGGAGTGGCTGGCCGAGCACTATCCCGACCGCGCGGCGCGGGTCATGGCGCGGCTGCGCGAGATGCACGGCGGGCAGGATTACAGCGCCACATGGCACACCCGCATGCGGGGCGAGGGGCACTATGCCCAGATCATTGCGCAGCGGTTTCGCAAGGCCGCGCGCAGGCTCGGTCTGGACCGCGATCTGCCGCCGCTCAGGTGCGATCTCTTCCGACCGCCGCCGCGTGCGGGCGACCAGCTTTCGCTCTTCGACGCGACCTGA
- a CDS encoding virulence factor, with translation MPEVTIVYWRDIPAQVIVGRGRRGAKAPLPERFEQAIDRAAMKVGARDTDAYLAEWRKGDPYPAEGDPQEAAQAEAERIDREYDQDRIKALIANDGWA, from the coding sequence ATGCCCGAGGTCACAATCGTCTACTGGCGCGATATTCCGGCGCAGGTCATCGTCGGTCGCGGACGCCGCGGCGCGAAGGCTCCGCTGCCCGAACGTTTCGAGCAGGCGATCGACCGGGCCGCAATGAAGGTCGGCGCGCGGGATACCGACGCCTACCTCGCGGAGTGGCGCAAGGGCGACCCCTACCCGGCAGAGGGCGATCCGCAGGAGGCGGCGCAGGCCGAGGCCGAACGGATCGACCGGGAGTACGATCAGGACCGCATCAAGGCGCTGATCGCCAACGATGGCTGGGCGTGA
- a CDS encoding lytic transglycosylase domain-containing protein, translated as MQKLSRSVLAAFVCAALSVTAAKAETLSTKNRVMLFRKQTNVLDSRASEQYRSSVRLKPPSVVTPTKWGPMGGDEGSTPVYRGRYQGPFAEMARIAARRHGVPEDLFLRLVKQESNFNPRAKSHKGAIGLAQLMPFTAKRLGVDPTDPKQNLEGGARYLKAQYLKFGSWRLALAAYNAGPGAVAKHGGVPPYRETRNYVKTIWGS; from the coding sequence ATGCAGAAACTGTCGCGTAGCGTGCTGGCGGCATTCGTTTGCGCCGCGCTTTCCGTCACGGCTGCCAAGGCCGAGACACTTTCGACGAAGAACCGGGTCATGCTTTTCCGCAAGCAGACCAACGTTCTCGACTCGCGGGCCTCCGAGCAATACCGCAGCTCGGTCCGGCTGAAGCCGCCGTCGGTGGTGACGCCGACGAAGTGGGGACCGATGGGCGGCGACGAGGGCAGCACGCCCGTGTATCGCGGTCGTTACCAGGGGCCGTTCGCCGAGATGGCGCGCATCGCCGCCCGCCGGCATGGCGTGCCCGAGGATCTCTTTTTGCGGCTGGTGAAGCAGGAATCCAACTTCAATCCGCGCGCCAAGTCGCACAAGGGAGCCATCGGGCTCGCGCAGCTCATGCCCTTTACCGCCAAGCGGCTGGGGGTGGATCCGACCGATCCGAAACAGAACCTCGAGGGCGGGGCGCGCTATCTCAAGGCGCAATACCTCAAGTTCGGCTCGTGGCGGCTGGCGCTGGCCGCCTACAACGCCGGGCCGGGGGCGGTCGCGAAGCATGGCGGCGTGCCGCCCTATCGCGAGACCCGCAACTACGTGAAGACGATCTGGGGCTCGTAA
- a CDS encoding methyltetrahydrofolate cobalamin methyltransferase, with the protein MTRTVVESKSKTVTIGFDEPFCVIGERINPTGRKKLAAELEAGDFSTVEKDALAQVAAGAAVLDINAGVVYNSNPNPNETEPPLMRSIVELVQGLVDVPLCIDSSVPGALEAGLEAANGRPLLNSVTGEEERLELVLPLVKKYNVPVVAISNDDTGISEDPDVRFAVAKKIVERAADFGIPAHDIVVDPLVMPIGAMATAGQQVFALVRRLRDELGVNTTCGASNISFGLPNRHGVNNAFLPMACGAGMTSAIMNPVALPVTQSKIAEKKAEVAAAGVVLPEDMDDETFVTLFGLGSTRPRPGSEMTAIRAANLLMNQDPHGGSWISFNKALEGGAEAAGARGGRRGGGRRRRG; encoded by the coding sequence ATGACAAGGACCGTAGTCGAGTCCAAGAGCAAGACCGTCACCATCGGCTTCGACGAGCCGTTCTGCGTGATCGGCGAACGCATCAACCCGACCGGCCGCAAGAAGCTGGCCGCGGAGCTCGAAGCGGGCGACTTCTCGACCGTCGAGAAGGATGCGCTGGCGCAGGTCGCCGCCGGGGCCGCGGTGCTCGATATCAATGCGGGCGTGGTCTACAACTCGAACCCCAACCCCAACGAGACCGAGCCGCCGCTGATGCGCTCCATCGTCGAGCTGGTGCAGGGCCTCGTGGACGTGCCGCTCTGCATCGACAGCTCGGTGCCGGGCGCACTCGAGGCCGGGCTCGAGGCGGCGAACGGCCGCCCGCTGCTGAACTCGGTCACCGGCGAGGAAGAGCGGCTCGAACTGGTGCTGCCGCTGGTCAAGAAATACAACGTGCCGGTCGTGGCGATCTCGAACGACGACACCGGCATCTCGGAAGATCCCGACGTGCGCTTCGCGGTGGCGAAGAAAATCGTCGAGCGGGCCGCCGATTTCGGCATTCCCGCGCATGACATCGTCGTCGATCCGCTGGTCATGCCCATCGGCGCCATGGCGACCGCCGGCCAGCAGGTCTTTGCCCTCGTGCGGCGCCTGCGCGACGAGCTGGGCGTGAACACCACCTGCGGCGCGTCCAACATCTCGTTCGGGCTGCCCAACCGGCACGGCGTCAACAACGCCTTCCTGCCGATGGCCTGCGGCGCGGGCATGACCAGCGCGATCATGAACCCCGTCGCCCTGCCCGTCACCCAGAGCAAGATCGCCGAGAAGAAGGCCGAGGTCGCCGCCGCCGGCGTCGTGCTGCCCGAGGACATGGACGACGAGACCTTCGTGACGCTCTTCGGGCTGGGCTCGACCAGGCCAAGGCCGGGGTCCGAGATGACCGCGATCCGCGCCGCGAACCTGCTGATGAACCAGGACCCGCACGGCGGCAGCTGGATCTCGTTCAACAAGGCGCTCGAAGGCGGTGCCGAGGCGGCCGGCGCGCGGGGCGGACGCCGTGGCGGCGGGCGCCGTCGCCGGGGCTGA
- a CDS encoding calcium-binding protein, whose amino-acid sequence MPVPGTSYSDFEAFLNSAESIYSTQLTALNSSGVSGSAIAAVGAMNDDGTQYINVAITVTGMEANAPVPQHIHGLFDEDGNPADSTTPDITDDADGDGMVEVLEGLGAYGDVLMPLTNGDGDAPMTDADGNFTYIMSFDLNDAANFFSPVSGGDYNRSDIMPLDFREIVLHGVTVPDGIGEGTDGEVDGGENGFTAILPAAAGELEMSSLEDALTLLDMQRDAAGADVMLGADGETYMATDANDMVEGGNGDDLITGAGGDDSLTGNGGADTIDGGADDDRIMGGLDDNAENAADDGASGSLGLSDYDNGYAGGAGDDTIDGGAGDDIITGDDDSRVSSAAGSEFDADADGSDVIYGGDGNDEIHTGSWADGDDGFDNSHTGMADDSAYGQGGDDILRGAGGNDWLEGNSGDDNMGGGAGNDTMLGGSGNDLLFGNGGMDALDGGVGNDTLQAGDGDTNMLNLADAGASGALPLSEYDNGYAGGAGNDMIEGGDGDDIITGDDDSRVSTATGGGFNAMADGSDTIYGGAGNDEIHTGSWADGDDGFDNSHTGNSFDWAYGGDGDDILRGDNGRDFLRGDAGNDNIGGGGGADSLVGAEGDDVLNGGAGNDVISGGDGNDTADGGDGNDALGGGAGMDMLSGGAGDDALGGGDGNDTVDGGAGDDIVNGGNGDDMLTGGTGSDTMGGAAGDDTVMGGDGADSLGGGGGMDWIEGGDGDDVIGAGAADDHVDGGAGNDFVAGGNGNDMLMGGSGDDRMVGGWGDDMMSGGDGADTFVFNDIRDGESDVVTDFDVSEDVVELFGVSADDLTFTETTMDGMTSTMVEADGHMITFEGVTQAELSMANIEFV is encoded by the coding sequence ATGCCAGTTCCCGGCACCAGCTATTCCGATTTCGAGGCATTCCTGAACTCGGCCGAGTCCATCTACAGCACCCAGCTCACGGCCCTGAACAGCTCCGGCGTCAGCGGCTCCGCGATTGCCGCCGTCGGCGCGATGAACGATGACGGCACCCAGTATATCAACGTCGCGATCACCGTCACCGGGATGGAAGCGAACGCGCCCGTGCCGCAGCACATCCACGGTCTCTTCGACGAGGACGGAAACCCGGCGGACTCGACCACGCCCGACATCACCGACGACGCCGACGGCGACGGCATGGTCGAGGTGCTCGAGGGTCTCGGCGCCTACGGCGACGTGCTGATGCCGCTCACGAACGGTGACGGCGACGCGCCGATGACCGACGCCGACGGCAACTTCACCTACATCATGTCGTTCGACCTGAACGACGCGGCCAACTTCTTCAGCCCGGTTTCGGGTGGTGACTACAACCGCTCCGACATCATGCCGCTCGACTTCCGCGAGATCGTGCTGCACGGCGTCACCGTGCCCGACGGGATCGGCGAGGGCACCGACGGCGAGGTCGACGGTGGCGAGAACGGCTTTACCGCGATCCTTCCCGCGGCGGCCGGCGAACTGGAGATGAGCTCGCTCGAGGATGCGCTGACCCTGCTCGACATGCAGCGTGACGCAGCCGGTGCCGACGTGATGCTTGGCGCGGACGGAGAGACCTACATGGCCACCGACGCCAACGACATGGTCGAGGGCGGCAACGGTGACGACCTGATCACCGGTGCTGGCGGTGACGATTCGCTCACCGGCAATGGCGGTGCGGACACCATCGACGGCGGTGCCGACGATGACCGGATCATGGGCGGTCTCGACGACAACGCCGAGAACGCCGCCGACGACGGCGCGTCGGGCAGCCTTGGCCTCTCGGACTACGACAACGGCTATGCCGGCGGAGCGGGTGACGACACCATCGACGGCGGTGCCGGCGACGACATCATCACCGGTGACGACGACAGCCGCGTGTCCTCGGCCGCGGGCAGCGAGTTCGATGCCGATGCCGACGGCTCCGACGTGATCTATGGCGGTGACGGCAATGACGAGATCCACACCGGCAGCTGGGCCGACGGCGACGACGGCTTCGACAACAGCCACACCGGCATGGCCGACGATAGCGCCTATGGCCAGGGTGGCGACGACATCCTGCGCGGTGCCGGCGGCAACGACTGGCTCGAAGGCAACTCCGGTGACGACAACATGGGCGGCGGTGCCGGCAACGACACCATGCTCGGCGGCTCCGGCAACGACCTGCTGTTCGGCAACGGCGGTATGGATGCGCTTGATGGCGGTGTCGGCAACGACACGCTGCAGGCGGGCGACGGTGATACGAACATGCTGAACCTGGCCGATGCGGGTGCCTCGGGCGCGCTGCCGCTGTCGGAATACGACAACGGCTACGCGGGCGGTGCCGGCAACGACATGATCGAGGGCGGCGACGGTGACGACATCATCACCGGCGACGACGACAGCCGGGTCTCGACGGCGACAGGCGGTGGCTTCAACGCCATGGCCGACGGCTCCGATACCATCTACGGAGGTGCCGGCAATGACGAGATCCACACCGGCAGCTGGGCCGACGGTGACGACGGCTTCGACAACAGCCACACCGGCAATTCGTTCGACTGGGCCTATGGCGGTGACGGCGACGACATCCTGCGGGGCGACAACGGTCGCGACTTCCTGCGCGGCGATGCCGGCAACGACAACATCGGCGGCGGCGGCGGTGCCGACAGCCTCGTGGGTGCCGAGGGCGACGACGTGCTCAACGGCGGCGCGGGCAATGACGTCATCTCCGGCGGCGACGGCAACGACACGGCCGACGGCGGTGATGGCAACGACGCGCTTGGCGGCGGTGCCGGCATGGACATGCTTTCGGGCGGTGCCGGTGACGACGCTCTCGGTGGCGGCGACGGCAACGACACGGTCGACGGCGGCGCGGGCGACGACATCGTCAACGGCGGCAACGGTGACGACATGCTCACCGGCGGCACCGGCAGCGACACCATGGGTGGCGCCGCAGGCGACGACACCGTCATGGGCGGTGACGGCGCCGACAGCCTCGGCGGCGGCGGCGGCATGGACTGGATCGAAGGCGGCGACGGCGACGACGTGATCGGCGCGGGCGCGGCTGACGACCATGTCGACGGCGGCGCAGGCAACGACTTCGTCGCAGGCGGCAACGGCAACGACATGCTCATGGGTGGCTCGGGCGACGACCGCATGGTCGGCGGCTGGGGCGACGACATGATGTCGGGTGGCGACGGTGCCGACACCTTCGTCTTCAACGACATCCGCGACGGCGAGTCCGACGTGGTCACCGACTTCGATGTCTCCGAGGACGTGGTCGAGCTCTTCGGTGTCAGCGCCGACGACCTGACCTTCACCGAGACCACGATGGACGGCATGACCTCGACCATGGTCGAGGCGGACGGTCACATGATCACCTTCGAGGGTGTGACCCAGGCCGAGCTGAGCATGGCCAACATCGAGTTCGTCTGA
- a CDS encoding Ppx/GppA phosphatase family protein, protein MAPRRPKGAGAFPKPVESPAPKPPDPSALYAALDLGTNSCRMLIAQPKGSQFHVVDSFSKSVQLGHGLEMSGRLSRASMQRTIGALRVCQQKIKRHKVERMRLVATEACRRAANARDFIRQVRRDTGLQLEIIQPEEEARLAVISCAPLVSTRTEQLLVVDIGGGSTELVWIDLSSVPRRDRPAAIMRLHAGFHPPESPFPAAKVVDWISVPLGVATLRDQFSDVEDDAARYALMSWYFEENLSEFAPYKDVQAREGFQIVGTSGTVTTVAASHLGLRRYDRTKVDGLRMTTDQIEAVIAQYLELGPVGRRRDPRIGQDRQALIMSGAAILQALLRLWPTDRLSVADRGLREGLLYAQMSADGVLEDGPL, encoded by the coding sequence ATGGCGCCAAGGCGTCCCAAGGGTGCGGGCGCTTTCCCGAAACCGGTAGAGAGCCCCGCGCCGAAACCGCCGGATCCGAGTGCGCTGTATGCCGCGCTGGATCTCGGTACGAACAGCTGTCGCATGCTGATTGCCCAGCCCAAGGGCAGCCAGTTTCATGTGGTGGACTCGTTTTCGAAGTCCGTTCAGCTCGGGCATGGCCTCGAGATGAGCGGGCGCTTGTCGCGTGCCTCGATGCAACGCACGATCGGCGCGCTTCGGGTCTGTCAGCAGAAGATCAAGCGGCACAAGGTCGAGCGGATGCGGCTCGTCGCGACGGAGGCCTGCCGTCGGGCGGCCAACGCGCGCGACTTCATCCGGCAGGTCCGGCGCGACACCGGCCTGCAACTCGAGATCATCCAGCCCGAGGAAGAGGCGCGGCTCGCCGTGATCTCCTGTGCGCCGCTGGTCTCGACCCGCACCGAGCAGCTTCTCGTGGTCGACATCGGCGGCGGCTCGACCGAGCTCGTCTGGATCGACCTGTCCTCGGTGCCGCGCCGCGACCGGCCGGCGGCGATCATGCGGCTGCACGCGGGCTTCCACCCACCCGAAAGTCCGTTTCCAGCGGCCAAGGTCGTCGACTGGATTTCGGTGCCGCTTGGGGTGGCGACCCTGCGCGACCAATTCTCCGATGTCGAGGACGACGCTGCGCGCTACGCGCTGATGAGCTGGTATTTCGAGGAAAACCTTTCAGAATTCGCGCCCTACAAGGACGTGCAGGCGCGCGAGGGGTTCCAGATCGTCGGCACGTCGGGGACGGTGACCACCGTGGCCGCATCGCATCTCGGGTTGCGGCGCTACGACCGCACCAAGGTCGACGGTCTGCGGATGACCACCGACCAGATCGAGGCGGTCATCGCGCAATATCTGGAACTCGGGCCTGTCGGCCGGCGGCGCGACCCGCGCATCGGGCAGGACCGGCAGGCGCTCATCATGTCGGGGGCCGCGATCCTGCAGGCGCTGCTGCGGCTGTGGCCGACGGACCGGCTTTCGGTCGCCGATCGCGGTCTGCGCGAGGGTTTGCTCTACGCGCAGATGTCGGCCGACGGCGTGCTCGAGGACGGGCCGCTCTGA
- a CDS encoding HAD family hydrolase, whose translation MAKALLFDLDGTLLVSDPLHIAVFGEFFAERGMPYSEEVYERQIHGSHNAEIFPRLFPGEDAKALAEEKERRFRERLAPGTPPMPGARALLDRAVERNWRLAVVTNAPRINAEHMLNAIGLRDYFETLVIGDECARGKPDPEPYLAAMRALDVSPRDCIAFEDSQSGMRAAARSGAFGVGVLSGVAPDRLIEVGAKATIRDFEDDTLPEILARLEGETTP comes from the coding sequence ATGGCCAAGGCACTTCTTTTCGACCTCGACGGAACGCTGCTCGTCTCCGATCCCCTTCATATCGCCGTCTTCGGCGAGTTCTTCGCCGAGCGCGGGATGCCCTACTCCGAAGAGGTCTACGAGCGGCAGATACACGGCTCGCACAACGCCGAGATCTTCCCGCGGCTCTTTCCCGGCGAGGACGCCAAGGCGCTGGCCGAGGAAAAGGAACGCCGGTTTCGCGAACGGCTCGCGCCCGGCACGCCGCCGATGCCCGGTGCCCGAGCGCTGCTCGACCGCGCGGTCGAAAGGAACTGGCGTCTTGCCGTGGTGACCAACGCCCCGCGCATCAACGCCGAGCACATGCTGAACGCCATCGGTCTGCGCGACTACTTCGAGACGCTCGTCATCGGGGACGAATGCGCGCGCGGCAAGCCCGACCCAGAGCCCTACCTCGCGGCGATGCGCGCGCTCGACGTGAGCCCGCGCGACTGCATCGCCTTCGAGGACAGCCAGAGCGGCATGCGCGCCGCCGCGCGCTCCGGTGCCTTCGGCGTGGGCGTCCTTTCGGGCGTGGCCCCCGACCGGCTGATCGAGGTCGGCGCCAAGGCGACGATCCGCGATTTCGAAGATGACACGTTGCCGGAAATCCTGGCGCGCCTGGAAGGAGAGACCACCCCATGA
- the bmt gene encoding betaine--homocysteine S-methyltransferase, which produces MSDALTDLLSTRDWLMADGATGTNLFNMGLSSGDAPEFWNEDHPDRIRTLYRNAVEAGSDIFLTNSFGANASRLKLHDAQHRAQELSRMAAELGREVADAAGRKVVVAGSVGPTGEIMGAVGTLSHETAVEMFEETATGLKEGGADVLWVETISAAEEFAAAAEAFANVGMPWCGTMSFDTAGRTMMGLTSENFVKLVEGLPNPPLAFGANCGVGAADLLRTVLGFSATGTERPIIAKGNAGIPRYEDGHIHYNGTPELMAKYACLAWESGARIIGGCCGTMPEHLRAMRAALESHTKGPRPTLEQIAETLGGFSSDSDGTGDTSDAPKRERRGRRRG; this is translated from the coding sequence ATGAGTGACGCGCTGACCGACCTCCTCTCGACCCGCGACTGGCTGATGGCAGACGGTGCCACCGGCACCAACCTCTTCAACATGGGCCTCAGCTCGGGCGACGCGCCGGAATTCTGGAACGAGGATCATCCCGACCGCATCCGCACGCTCTACCGCAACGCGGTCGAGGCGGGCTCCGACATCTTCCTGACCAACAGCTTCGGCGCCAACGCCTCGCGGCTGAAGCTGCATGACGCCCAGCACCGCGCGCAGGAGTTGTCGCGCATGGCCGCCGAGCTCGGTCGCGAGGTCGCAGACGCCGCGGGCCGCAAGGTCGTGGTCGCGGGCTCGGTCGGCCCCACCGGCGAGATCATGGGTGCCGTCGGCACGCTCAGCCATGAGACCGCCGTCGAGATGTTCGAGGAAACCGCGACCGGCCTCAAGGAAGGCGGCGCCGACGTGCTCTGGGTCGAAACGATCTCGGCGGCCGAGGAATTCGCCGCCGCCGCCGAGGCCTTTGCCAACGTCGGCATGCCGTGGTGCGGCACCATGAGCTTCGACACCGCTGGGCGCACGATGATGGGGCTCACGTCCGAGAACTTCGTGAAGCTGGTCGAGGGGCTGCCGAACCCGCCGCTGGCCTTCGGGGCCAACTGCGGCGTCGGTGCGGCGGACCTGCTGCGCACCGTGCTGGGCTTCTCGGCCACCGGCACCGAGCGCCCGATCATCGCCAAGGGCAACGCCGGCATCCCGCGCTACGAGGACGGCCACATCCATTACAACGGCACGCCCGAGCTGATGGCGAAATACGCCTGCCTGGCGTGGGAGTCCGGCGCCCGCATCATCGGCGGCTGCTGCGGCACGATGCCCGAGCACCTGCGCGCCATGCGGGCCGCGCTCGAAAGCCACACCAAGGGGCCGCGCCCCACGCTCGAGCAGATCGCCGAGACGCTGGGCGGGTTCAGCTCGGACAGCGACGGCACCGGCGACACGTCCGATGCGCCGAAGCGGGAACGTCGCGGCCGCCGTCGCGGCTGA
- the ssb gene encoding single-stranded DNA-binding protein — MAGSVNKVILVGNLGADPETRTFQNGGKVCNLRVATSETWKDRNTGERRERTEWHQVAIFSEPLARIAEQYLRKGSKVYLEGQLETRKWQDQSGQDRYSTEVVLRPYRGELTLLDSRGGGGGGGDFGGSGGGYGGGGGGGGYGGGRDDSYGGGGGGGGRAPSRDLDDEIPF; from the coding sequence ATGGCCGGATCCGTGAACAAGGTGATCCTGGTGGGCAACCTGGGGGCCGACCCCGAGACGCGCACCTTCCAGAACGGTGGCAAGGTCTGCAACCTGCGCGTCGCCACCTCGGAGACCTGGAAGGACCGCAACACCGGCGAGCGGCGCGAGCGCACCGAATGGCACCAGGTGGCGATCTTCTCGGAGCCGCTGGCGCGCATCGCCGAGCAATATCTGCGCAAGGGCTCGAAGGTCTACCTCGAGGGCCAGCTCGAGACGCGCAAGTGGCAGGACCAGTCCGGCCAGGATCGCTATTCGACCGAGGTCGTGCTGCGCCCCTACCGTGGCGAGCTGACCCTGCTCGACAGCCGCGGCGGCGGTGGCGGCGGCGGTGACTTCGGAGGCTCCGGCGGCGGCTACGGTGGTGGCGGCGGCGGAGGCGGCTACGGCGGTGGCCGCGACGACTCCTACGGCGGCGGTGGTGGCGGCGGTGGCCGTGCGCCCTCGCGCGACCTCGACGACGAGATCCCGTTCTGA